Below is a genomic region from Kribbella qitaiheensis.
GACGGATCGGGGCCACGCCGCCGAAGGTCCAGGCGTACTGCTCGGGCTCAGGGGAGAACTCGACGATGTCCACGCCGGAAAACTACGCCCGGTAGCGCTCTTTCGCGACTGATCAGCGGGTTCTCAGCCGATTCTCAAACAGACGGCATAACCTCGACAGGCAGCGGCATTGCCGCGACAGATGCCGGAGCCGGACGACCGGCCGGCGAACGGGAGCGCGAGATGCGAGTACTGGTGGTGGACGACGACCGGGCGGTCCGGGATTCGTTGCGCCGTTCGCTGGAGTTCAACGACTTCGAGGTGGTGACGGCCTCCGACGGCGCCGAGGCGCTCGCGGTGATCGGCAACGTCGAGCCGGACGTGGTCGTGATGGACGTGATGATGCCGCGCCTGGACGGCCTGGAGACCACCAAGGCACTACGGGCCGCGGGCAACAACATCCCGATCCTGGTGCTCACCGCCCGTGACGCTGTCGCCGACAGGGTGGACGGACTCGATGCCGGCGGCGACGACTACCTGACCAAGCCGTTCGCGCTGGAGGAGTTGCTGGCCCGCCTGCGCGCGCTGCTCCGCCGCAGTACGACGCCGGGCGAAGGCGGCCCACGCGGCGAGGTGCTGCAGTACGCCGATCTCGTGGTGGACGTGGACGCCCACGAGGTCCACCGCGGCATCACCCCGATCCCGCTGACCCGCACCGAGTTCTCCCTGCTCGAGCTGCTGATCCGCAACCCGCGCCGGGTGCTCGAGCGCGCGGTGATCCTGGACGCGGTCTGGGGCTACGACTTCCCGACCACGGCGAACTCCCTCGAGGTCTACATCGGCTACCTGCGCCGCAAGACCGAGGTTGACAACCTGCCTCGCCTGATCCACACGGTCCGCGGCATCGGCTACGTGCTGAGAGACACCCCACCGTGACCACGCAACCCCCCGCCGACAACTTCCCGAAGTACACCGGCCCAGCTCCGGAAGACGAAACCCTCCACCTCGGCGGCCCCCAAAACCCACACACCAACCGCCACCGCACACCGGTCGGCCACAGCACCGGAGTGGGCAGTACCCAAGGCGGGCCGGGGCAGTCGTCAGGCAACGGGGACGGGAACAACCGAGGTGTAGCTGCTACCGCGACGCGGACGCAGGCCTGGTGGCAGGAGAAGCTGCACGAGCTGAGCCTCCACGCCCGGGTAACGCTGCTCGCGGCTGTCGCCGTCGGCCTGGCAGTCGCGTTCGTGAGCGTCGCCGCCTATGCCACCGTCCGGCAGCAGATGTACCGCAACCTGGACGACAGTCTGGTCCTTCGCGCCTCCCAGGCCGCGAAGAGCGGAGTGCTGACGAGGTTGGACAACCTTCAGGGTGTCGCCCCGGAGGCGCTCGGTCTGAGTGATATCCGGCTCGGCGTCTACACCGCTGAGGGGCAACGGATCGGCGCCATATCCAGCGTCTATCCCCCGATGGAAGAACCCGAGCTCGCGATCGCACAGTCTCAGGAGGCTGGGGTCTACAGCCTCCGTACTGTTGGCGTTCGCAACGGCGAGCACTACCGGGTGGTTGCTGTACCGGCCCAGTTCTGTCCGCTGCTGCATGGTTGCGATGAAAACGGCAATGAAACCGTCCCGTCGGCGCTCGTGGTCGCGCAGTCGTTGACGCCGATCGACCGGACCTTGCACAACCTGGGGATCGTGTTGTGGGCGGTCGGCCTGCTTGGCGTGATCGGGGCGGCGCTGGCTGGGAACGCGATCGCTCAGTCCGGACTGCGGCCGCTTGCGCGGCTGACCGGCGAGGCCGAGCGGATCGCGCGGACCGAGGAGCTGAAGCCGATCGCTGTCAGCGGGTCGGACGAGATCTCGCGACTAGCGCTCGCGTTCAATGCGATGCTCGCGGCGTTGGCCAGATCTCAGGACAGGCAGCGGCGGCTGGTCGGGGATGCGGGGCACGAGCTGCGTACGCCGCTGACGAGTATCCGGACCAATCTCGATCTGCTCGCCCAGGCGGACAAGAAGGGCGGGCTCCGGCCCGATGATCGCCAGCAGTTGCTGGATGACGTCC
It encodes:
- a CDS encoding sensor histidine kinase, with amino-acid sequence MTTQPPADNFPKYTGPAPEDETLHLGGPQNPHTNRHRTPVGHSTGVGSTQGGPGQSSGNGDGNNRGVAATATRTQAWWQEKLHELSLHARVTLLAAVAVGLAVAFVSVAAYATVRQQMYRNLDDSLVLRASQAAKSGVLTRLDNLQGVAPEALGLSDIRLGVYTAEGQRIGAISSVYPPMEEPELAIAQSQEAGVYSLRTVGVRNGEHYRVVAVPAQFCPLLHGCDENGNETVPSALVVAQSLTPIDRTLHNLGIVLWAVGLLGVIGAALAGNAIAQSGLRPLARLTGEAERIARTEELKPIAVSGSDEISRLALAFNAMLAALARSQDRQRRLVGDAGHELRTPLTSIRTNLDLLAQADKKGGLRPDDRQQLLDDVRAQMDELTNLIGDLTELARDTPQVRNAELIELSNVVEDAVIKVRRRAQSLEWDVQLTPFPVWGDERLLGRAVTNLLDNAAKYSAPDAADRSTGEGEPAGRVSVHLLDGVLTVTDSGPGIAEADLPHVFERFYRSSEARSRPGSGLGLAIVKHAAEQHGGMIYARNAPTGGAQFTLWLPHAATQSR
- a CDS encoding response regulator transcription factor, with amino-acid sequence MRVLVVDDDRAVRDSLRRSLEFNDFEVVTASDGAEALAVIGNVEPDVVVMDVMMPRLDGLETTKALRAAGNNIPILVLTARDAVADRVDGLDAGGDDYLTKPFALEELLARLRALLRRSTTPGEGGPRGEVLQYADLVVDVDAHEVHRGITPIPLTRTEFSLLELLIRNPRRVLERAVILDAVWGYDFPTTANSLEVYIGYLRRKTEVDNLPRLIHTVRGIGYVLRDTPP